From a region of the Azospirillum formosense genome:
- a CDS encoding FIST N-terminal domain-containing protein, with translation MATPAGGSATTDTLFKAASATGTEWGAVVKACLDELGAVEGCNLGFLYITDALAEHATSMVTLLRGVTGIRDWVGTVGIGVCANDEEIFDKPGIAVMVARLPPEGFRLFPVVSGDMEPLRRMAGGWLDKHGAMLALAHADPRHQDLAGLVVSLAESTGAFLVGGLSASRSEFPQFTIPGNTATMVGGPVADGGVSGVLFAPQVPVATGLSQGCTPIGPVRTITAAEDNIVLEIDGRPALDVFKEDIGELLARDLKRVSGYIFAGLPIAGSDTADYLVRDLIAIDPRAGWIAVAHHVQSGQPILFTRRDQQSAEADMRRMLANLRKRVKTTPKGALYVSCIARGPSLFGEGSQELALIRETFGDIPLAGFFASGEISNARLYGYTGVLTLFL, from the coding sequence ATGGCGACCCCGGCCGGCGGCAGCGCCACCACCGACACCCTCTTCAAGGCCGCATCGGCCACCGGCACCGAATGGGGCGCCGTCGTCAAGGCGTGCCTGGACGAGCTGGGGGCGGTGGAGGGCTGCAACCTCGGCTTCCTCTACATCACCGACGCTCTGGCCGAGCACGCGACGAGCATGGTCACGCTGCTGCGCGGCGTCACCGGCATCCGCGACTGGGTGGGCACCGTCGGCATCGGCGTCTGCGCCAACGACGAGGAGATCTTCGACAAGCCGGGCATCGCCGTGATGGTGGCCCGCCTGCCGCCGGAGGGCTTCCGCCTGTTCCCGGTGGTGTCGGGCGACATGGAGCCGCTGCGCCGCATGGCCGGCGGCTGGCTGGACAAGCACGGCGCCATGCTGGCTCTCGCCCACGCCGACCCGCGCCACCAGGATCTGGCCGGGCTGGTCGTTTCGCTGGCGGAATCGACCGGGGCCTTCCTGGTCGGCGGCCTGTCGGCCTCGCGGTCGGAGTTCCCGCAATTCACCATTCCCGGCAACACCGCCACGATGGTCGGCGGGCCGGTGGCCGACGGCGGCGTGTCGGGCGTGCTGTTCGCGCCGCAGGTGCCGGTCGCCACCGGCCTCAGCCAGGGCTGCACGCCCATCGGCCCGGTGCGCACCATCACCGCGGCGGAGGACAACATCGTCCTGGAGATCGACGGGCGCCCGGCGCTGGACGTCTTCAAGGAGGACATCGGCGAGCTGCTGGCCCGCGATCTCAAGCGGGTGTCCGGCTACATCTTCGCCGGCCTGCCCATCGCCGGCAGCGACACGGCGGATTATCTGGTCCGCGACCTGATCGCCATCGACCCGCGCGCCGGCTGGATCGCCGTCGCCCACCATGTGCAGAGCGGCCAGCCCATCCTGTTCACCCGCCGCGACCAGCAGAGCGCCGAGGCCGACATGCGCCGCATGCTGGCCAACCTGCGCAAGCGCGTGAAGACCACCCCGAAGGGCGCGCTCTACGTCAGCTGCATCGCCCGCGGCCCCAGCCTGTTCGGCGAGGGCAGCCAGGAGCTGGCGCTGATCCGCGAGACCTTCGGCGACATCCCGCTGGCCGGATTCTTCGCCAGCGGCGAGATCTCCAACGCCCGCCTGTACGGATACACGGGCGTGCTCACCCTGTTCCTTTAA
- a CDS encoding arylesterase has product MTAPALAQSGAAKGPYTLLALGDSLTAGYGLPEAQAFTVQLQAALRAKGYDVTVVNAGVSGDTTAGGLSRLDWALADKPDAVLVELGANDMLRGLDPAAARANLDAILKRLTGEKLPVLLAGMYASPSLGRAYGDRFNAIYPDLAKAYDVQLYPFFLDGVAADAALNQPDGIHPNAAGVKVIVERITPHVARLLDGIAKSGD; this is encoded by the coding sequence ATGACCGCGCCCGCGCTCGCCCAGAGCGGTGCGGCGAAGGGCCCCTACACCCTGCTGGCGCTCGGCGACAGCCTGACCGCCGGCTACGGCCTCCCCGAAGCCCAGGCCTTCACCGTGCAGTTGCAGGCGGCGTTGCGGGCGAAGGGCTACGACGTGACCGTCGTCAACGCCGGCGTGTCGGGCGACACCACGGCGGGCGGCCTGTCGCGGCTCGACTGGGCGCTGGCCGACAAGCCGGACGCCGTGCTGGTGGAACTGGGGGCGAACGATATGCTGCGCGGGCTCGACCCCGCTGCGGCGCGCGCCAACCTCGACGCCATCCTCAAGCGGCTGACCGGCGAGAAGTTGCCCGTGCTGCTGGCCGGCATGTACGCGTCGCCCAGCCTGGGCCGCGCGTACGGGGACCGCTTCAACGCCATTTACCCCGATCTGGCAAAGGCGTACGACGTACAGCTCTACCCGTTCTTCCTGGACGGCGTGGCGGCGGACGCCGCGCTGAACCAGCCCGACGGCATCCATCCCAACGCGGCCGGCGTGAAGGTGATTGTGGAGCGCATCACGCCCCACGTCGCCCGCCTTCTGGACGGCATCGCCAAGAGCGGAGACTAA
- a CDS encoding ABC transporter ATP-binding protein, whose product MSRPDSVASAIVDLDEVHLRLDSAAGPVNILRGLNLRIQPGERVGVVGPSGSGKSTMMMVMAGLERPTGGTVRVAGQDLGRLDEDGLARFRRDHVGIVFQAFHLVPTMTALENVAIPLEFAGAADAFDRARSGLEAVGLGHRLSHYPGQLSGGEQQRVALARAFVAEPSLLLADEPTGNLDIGTGATIVELLFDLAERRGTTLVLITHDPSLADRCDRTVRLTDGRIVDDGMAARAERVRVAGD is encoded by the coding sequence ATGTCCCGACCCGATTCCGTTGCCTCTGCCATCGTCGATCTCGACGAGGTGCATCTGAGATTGGACAGCGCGGCCGGACCCGTCAACATCCTGAGAGGCTTGAATCTCCGCATCCAGCCCGGTGAACGGGTCGGCGTGGTCGGCCCGTCGGGCTCCGGCAAATCGACCATGATGATGGTCATGGCCGGGCTGGAACGTCCCACGGGCGGGACCGTGCGCGTCGCCGGACAGGATCTGGGCCGGCTGGACGAGGACGGGCTTGCGCGCTTCCGCCGCGACCATGTGGGGATCGTCTTCCAGGCTTTCCACCTCGTGCCGACGATGACCGCGCTGGAGAATGTCGCCATCCCCCTGGAGTTCGCCGGGGCCGCCGACGCCTTCGACCGCGCGCGCTCCGGGCTGGAGGCGGTCGGGCTGGGCCACCGGCTGAGCCACTATCCGGGCCAGCTCTCCGGTGGCGAGCAGCAGCGCGTCGCCCTGGCCCGCGCCTTCGTCGCCGAGCCGTCGCTGCTCCTGGCCGACGAGCCGACCGGCAACCTCGACATCGGCACCGGCGCCACCATCGTGGAGCTGCTGTTCGACCTCGCCGAGCGGCGGGGCACGACGCTGGTGCTGATCACCCACGACCCGTCCCTGGCCGACCGCTGCGACCGCACCGTGCGCCTGACCGACGGACGCATCGTCGACGACGGCATGGCCGCCCGCGCCGAGCGCGTCCGCGTGGCGGGGGACTGA